From the Oncorhynchus nerka isolate Pitt River linkage group LG20, Oner_Uvic_2.0, whole genome shotgun sequence genome, one window contains:
- the vcam1a gene encoding vascular cell adhesion protein 1 isoform X1: MTTFALWIVLLPTAASKFVLNLTPKHPMARVGDSLVLTCKASGCAEAVTFTWSSLIDRSLYGKTETNGTVSLQIFNPLEIHHVNTVVCKGTCRTKGEDTQNTQTSTKVNVYALPKDPTISRSDLLTEGQESNLTCTVPDVYPAKRLIIEWLLGDEVLLKQDEHLEVQTVTSVLKYRPTAQNNGQNVTCRATLDIGIDKRTRETVASMTIQYSPRNIIISENTQVKIGDGFTLTCRAEGNPEPTVLWRKLDQDGRSVVAGEGATLLVEEASWSHGGEYECVAHNVVGNLTAHMTVNVQGPPEKPVLYLSPSGELKAGDSVTITCQSESGPQGHVTITCQSESGPQGRVALRQLSGSQGAELQSNQGHTSITVQSLTARDSGLYECQATNPYGKQTSSINITVFDELYTETQRTTATVASMTVQYSPRNITISENTQVKIGDGFTLTCRAEGNPEPTVLWRKLDQDGRSVVAGEGATLLVEEASWSHGGEYECVAHNVVGNLTAHMTVNVQAPPTNLSVEVFPSAEFEKGQNVTIWSWAVGVPTPSTTLVRLRDGVELHSSDGTFHLVHLGPEHAGLYLLNVTNVVGHQSLSFSLSVSIQDKSVNPKTVIIPAACFVFMTAAAATLLRFLKRAKQASSYELARTV; encoded by the exons ATGACTACGTTCGCGCTTTGGATAGTATTGCTGCCTACTGCAG CGTCGAAATTTGTCCTAAACCTCACACCGAAGCATCCCATGGCTCGAGTCGGCGACAGTTTGGTCCTGACGTGCAAAGCCAGTGGTTGCGCCGAAGCCGTCACGTTCACCTGGTCTTCATTGATTGACCGGTCACTCTACGGTAAAACGGAGACCAACGGGACAGTGTCCCTGCAAATATTTAACCCGTTGGAAATTCATCACGTCAACACGGTCGTCTGTAAGGGCACATGCAGAACCAAAGGAGAAGATACACAAAACACGCAAACGTCTACTAAGGTGAACGTCTACG CCTTACCAAAGGATCCCACCATATCAAGAAGTGACCTTTTGACTGAGGGTCAGGAGAGTAACCTCACCTGTACAGTTCCAGATGTGTACCCAGCTAAACGTCTAATCATTGAGTGGCTACTGGGAGATGAAGTTCTCCTCAAACAAGATGAACATCTGGAAGTCCAGACTGTCACCTCAGTGTTGAAATACAGACCGACAGCCCAGAACAATGGACAGAATGTTACCTGCAGAGCCACGCTGGACATTGGGATTGACAAGAGAACCAGAGAGACTGTCGCATCAATGACCATTCAAT ATTCCCCCAGAAATATCATTATCTCAGAGAACACTCAGGTGAAAATCGGAGACGGTTTTACACTGACGTGTCGTGCTGAGGGGAACCCTGAACCTACTGTGTTGTGGAGAAAACTGGACCAAGATGGCCGCTCAGTCGTGGCAGGAGAGGGTGCGACCCTATTGGTGGAAGAAGCGTCATGGTCCCACGGTGGAGAGTATGAATGCGTGGCCCACAACGTCGTAGGAAACCTTACAGCTCACATGACTGTTAATGTTCAGG GTCCTCCAGAGAAGCCTGTTCTTTATCTGAGCCCATCTGGTGAGCTGAAAGCGGGGGACAGTGTGACCATTACCTGCCAATCAGAGAGTGGGCCGCAGGGGCATGTGACCATTACCTGCCAATCAGAGAGTGGGCCGCAGGGGCGTGTGGCGTTACGTCAGTTGTCCGGCAGTCAGGGGGCGGAGCTACAGTCCAACCAGGGCCACACCTCCATCACTGTCCAATCGCTGACAGCTAGAGACTCGGGACTGTACGAATGTCAGGCTACCAATCCCTATGGGAAACAGACATCTTCCATTAACATCACAGTCTTCGATGAGCTTTATACAGAGACCCAGAGAACCACAGCGACTGTCGCATCAATGACAGTTCAAT ATTCCCCCAGAAATATCACTATCTCAGAGAACACTCAGGTGAAAATCGGAGACGGTTTTACACTGACGTGTCGTGCTGAGGGGAACCCTGAACCTACTGTGTTGTGGAGAAAACTGGACCAAGATGGCCGCTCAGTCGTGGCAGGAGAGGGTGCGACCCTATTGGTGGAAGAAGCGTCATGGTCCCACGGTGGAGAGTATGAATGCGTGGCCCACAACGTCGTAGGAAACCTTACAGCTCACATGACTGTTAATGTTCAAG CGCCGCCCACAAACCTGTCTGTGGAGGTGTTCCCGTCTGCTGAGTTTGAGAAGGGACAGAACGTGACCATCTGGAGCTGGGCTGTGGGCGTTcccaccccctccaccaccctgGTGAGGCTGCGGGATGGGGTGGAGCTGCACTCCTCTGACGGAACCTTCCACCTGGTCCACCTGGGCCCGGAGCACGCTGGGCTCTACCTGCTCAATGTCACCAATGTAGTGGGACACCAGAGCCTCAGCTTCAGCCTCAGCGTCAGCATCCAGG ATAAATCCGTCAATCCAAAGACGGTCATCATACCTGCAGCGTGCTTCGTTTTCATGACCGCTGCTGCCGCGACTCTGCTGCGATTCCTGAAGAGAGCAAAACAGGCAAGTTCATATGAACTTGCAAGGACAGTTTAG
- the vcam1a gene encoding vascular cell adhesion protein 1 isoform X2: MHGLYSSAWPHTQLPVIYSATSQGKEGAEPPILKSIVIDTLPKDPTISRSDLLTEGQESNLTCTVPDVYPAKRLIIEWLLGDEVLLKQDEHLEVQTVTSVLKYRPTAQNNGQNVTCRATLDIGIDKRTRETVASMTIQYSPRNIIISENTQVKIGDGFTLTCRAEGNPEPTVLWRKLDQDGRSVVAGEGATLLVEEASWSHGGEYECVAHNVVGNLTAHMTVNVQGPPEKPVLYLSPSGELKAGDSVTITCQSESGPQGHVTITCQSESGPQGRVALRQLSGSQGAELQSNQGHTSITVQSLTARDSGLYECQATNPYGKQTSSINITVFDELYTETQRTTATVASMTVQYSPRNITISENTQVKIGDGFTLTCRAEGNPEPTVLWRKLDQDGRSVVAGEGATLLVEEASWSHGGEYECVAHNVVGNLTAHMTVNVQAPPTNLSVEVFPSAEFEKGQNVTIWSWAVGVPTPSTTLVRLRDGVELHSSDGTFHLVHLGPEHAGLYLLNVTNVVGHQSLSFSLSVSIQDKSVNPKTVIIPAACFVFMTAAAATLLRFLKRAKQASSYELARTV, encoded by the exons ATGCATGGCCTCTACAGCAGTGCTTGGCCCCACACTCAGTTACCAGTGATCTATTCTGCCACATCCCAGGGAAAGGAGGGAGCGGAACCACCCATCCTTAAATCCATAGTCATTGACA CCTTACCAAAGGATCCCACCATATCAAGAAGTGACCTTTTGACTGAGGGTCAGGAGAGTAACCTCACCTGTACAGTTCCAGATGTGTACCCAGCTAAACGTCTAATCATTGAGTGGCTACTGGGAGATGAAGTTCTCCTCAAACAAGATGAACATCTGGAAGTCCAGACTGTCACCTCAGTGTTGAAATACAGACCGACAGCCCAGAACAATGGACAGAATGTTACCTGCAGAGCCACGCTGGACATTGGGATTGACAAGAGAACCAGAGAGACTGTCGCATCAATGACCATTCAAT ATTCCCCCAGAAATATCATTATCTCAGAGAACACTCAGGTGAAAATCGGAGACGGTTTTACACTGACGTGTCGTGCTGAGGGGAACCCTGAACCTACTGTGTTGTGGAGAAAACTGGACCAAGATGGCCGCTCAGTCGTGGCAGGAGAGGGTGCGACCCTATTGGTGGAAGAAGCGTCATGGTCCCACGGTGGAGAGTATGAATGCGTGGCCCACAACGTCGTAGGAAACCTTACAGCTCACATGACTGTTAATGTTCAGG GTCCTCCAGAGAAGCCTGTTCTTTATCTGAGCCCATCTGGTGAGCTGAAAGCGGGGGACAGTGTGACCATTACCTGCCAATCAGAGAGTGGGCCGCAGGGGCATGTGACCATTACCTGCCAATCAGAGAGTGGGCCGCAGGGGCGTGTGGCGTTACGTCAGTTGTCCGGCAGTCAGGGGGCGGAGCTACAGTCCAACCAGGGCCACACCTCCATCACTGTCCAATCGCTGACAGCTAGAGACTCGGGACTGTACGAATGTCAGGCTACCAATCCCTATGGGAAACAGACATCTTCCATTAACATCACAGTCTTCGATGAGCTTTATACAGAGACCCAGAGAACCACAGCGACTGTCGCATCAATGACAGTTCAAT ATTCCCCCAGAAATATCACTATCTCAGAGAACACTCAGGTGAAAATCGGAGACGGTTTTACACTGACGTGTCGTGCTGAGGGGAACCCTGAACCTACTGTGTTGTGGAGAAAACTGGACCAAGATGGCCGCTCAGTCGTGGCAGGAGAGGGTGCGACCCTATTGGTGGAAGAAGCGTCATGGTCCCACGGTGGAGAGTATGAATGCGTGGCCCACAACGTCGTAGGAAACCTTACAGCTCACATGACTGTTAATGTTCAAG CGCCGCCCACAAACCTGTCTGTGGAGGTGTTCCCGTCTGCTGAGTTTGAGAAGGGACAGAACGTGACCATCTGGAGCTGGGCTGTGGGCGTTcccaccccctccaccaccctgGTGAGGCTGCGGGATGGGGTGGAGCTGCACTCCTCTGACGGAACCTTCCACCTGGTCCACCTGGGCCCGGAGCACGCTGGGCTCTACCTGCTCAATGTCACCAATGTAGTGGGACACCAGAGCCTCAGCTTCAGCCTCAGCGTCAGCATCCAGG ATAAATCCGTCAATCCAAAGACGGTCATCATACCTGCAGCGTGCTTCGTTTTCATGACCGCTGCTGCCGCGACTCTGCTGCGATTCCTGAAGAGAGCAAAACAGGCAAGTTCATATGAACTTGCAAGGACAGTTTAG